The stretch of DNA TCTATCGTAATTTAAATGTAATTACCGAAATTATTCCGACGATGGATACTCATACAGCAATGCAAATTTTCCATCCAATTTTTTGGGTTGATAAATTAGGTAATCATCCCGAACCCGCCACCATGATTAGTTTAGAAGATGTTCAAACAGAAAGATGGAAAGTTAATCAAGCGATCGCATATAGTTTAACTAATGGTGATTACGAAAAATTAGAAAAATACGCTCTACATTATGTAAAAAAACTGAGTGAAGATGGCAAGTATCCTTTAACAATTTGGTTTTATCATTCCATGTTAGGAGGCATCGGACACGCTTTAGTTTCGGCAGTAGAAGAAGCAATTTTTTTTCATAATCTTGCTAGAAATAGTCAAACTCATTTTGAATTAAAAGGTAGTAATCCCTTAACCGAAAATTATTCGGTTTTGTGTCCCGAAGTCTTAAGCGATGCTGATGGTAAATCCATAGCTAATAAAAATACTAACTTAATTCAAAAATTACTTGATTTTGATGCAGTAATTATTGC from Stanieria cyanosphaera PCC 7437 encodes:
- a CDS encoding cysteine hydrolase family protein — protein: MISSNIKQILIPNFFNAEEVDKVYRVPYQQRAREAKLWAKEYDIQSALEDKTRVCLLLIDVQNTFCLPDFELFVGGKSGISAVEDNVRLCEFIYRNLNVITEIIPTMDTHTAMQIFHPIFWVDKLGNHPEPATMISLEDVQTERWKVNQAIAYSLTNGDYEKLEKYALHYVKKLSEDGKYPLTIWFYHSMLGGIGHALVSAVEEAIFFHNLARNSQTHFELKGSNPLTENYSVLCPEVLSDADGKSIANKNTNLIQKLLDFDAVIIAGQAKSHCVAWTIDNLLTEIQTIDINLSKKIYLLEDCTSPVVIPGIIDFTEQANLAFQRFADAGMNIIKSTSSLALN